Proteins co-encoded in one Xiphophorus couchianus chromosome 3, X_couchianus-1.0, whole genome shotgun sequence genomic window:
- the LOC114142098 gene encoding snake venom serine protease Dav-PA-like, with protein MALLKVLLLLGLGVSVNSGVSLQKRIIRGHDCDDKEHLHHVRLTGTNGTATILCGGSLICPEWILTAAHCWELEAGWTFTAMLGVHPWTAKQEDQIIQHSPVIYVKDGQLHDIMLLKLQRPVRNIPPALLPPCSNRLKDGDTVQLAGEGATTTGPSNERCERNIEVMRIKS; from the exons atggctctgctgaaggttctgctgctgctggggctgg gtgtttcagtgaactcaggtgtttctctgcagaagagAATCATTAGAGGTCATGACTGTGATGACAAGGAGCATCTTCATCATGTTCGGCTGACTGGCACCAACGGTACTGCCACGATCCTGTGTGGCGGATCTCTGATCTGCCCAGAGTGGATCctgactgcagctcactgctggGAGTTGGAGGCAGGGTG GACCTTTACTGCAATGTTAGGAGTTCATCCGTGGACGGCTAAACAGGAGGATCAGATAATCCAACACAGTCCAGTGATTTATGTTAAAGACGGTCAGCTGCATGACATCATGTTGCTGAAGCTTCAGAGGCCAGTAAGAAATATCCCACCTGCTCTGCTACCACCATGCAGCAACCGTCTTAAAGA TGGTGATACAGTTCAGCTGGCAGGAGAGGGAGCAACGACAACCGGCCCCAGTAATGAGCGATGTGAGAGAAATATTgaagttatgagaataaaatcttgA